One Solanum lycopersicum chromosome 2, SLM_r2.1 genomic region harbors:
- the LOC101253846 gene encoding cystinosin homolog isoform X4: MASWNSVPLEVLYNVLGWIAFVSWSISFYPQVILNFRRKSVVGLNFDFVVLNLTKHSSYLIYNASMFFSCAVQRQYHNRYGKNEMIPVAANDVAFSTHALLLTAFTLFQISIYDYISFQRGNQKVSKIAIAIVSVAWLSVAVCVFVAIPKHSWLWLVSCFNGLQVAMTVTKYIPQAVMNFRRKSTVGFSIGNILLDLFGGLTNYGQMAVQSIDQRGTKGHSGTLIVKQWNLNFLKSSWCT, translated from the exons ATGGCTTCTTGGAATTCCGTTCCACTGGAAGTGTTGTATAATGTTTTGGGATGGATTGCGTTTGTGTCATGGTCTATTAGCTTTTATCCTCAGGTCATTTTGAATTTTCGTCGGAAAAG tGTGGTGGGATTGAATTTTGATTTCGTGGTGTTGAATTTGACAAAGCACTCGTCTTATCTCATCTACAATGCTTCCATGTTCTTCAGTTGTGCTGTTCAAAGGCAATATCATAATCGATATGGCAAAAATGAG ATGATACCTGTAGCTGCCAATGATGTGGCTTTCTCTACTCATGCTCTTCTTTTAACAGCCTTTACCTTGTTTCAGATCTCTATCTATGAT TACATCTCTTTTCAGCGTGGAAATCAGAAGGTATCGAAAATTGCTATAGCAATTGTTTCTGTTGCTTGGTTAAGTGTTGCAGTTTGTGTGTTTGTGGCTATCCCTAAGCATTCCTGGCTATGGCTAGTGTCCTGTTTCAA CGGATTGCAGGTTGCTATGACAGTAACCAAGTACATTCCCCAG GCTGTTATGAACTTCCGGAGAAAGAGCACCGTTGGTTTTAGTATTGGTAACATTTTGCTGGATTTGTTTGGAGGTTTAACAAATTACGGGCAGATGGCAGTGCAATCTATAGATCAAC GAGGAACCAAGGGACATTCAGGGACGTTGATTGTAAAACAGTGGAATTTGAACTTTCTCAAGTCATCTTGGTGTACGTAA
- the LOC101253846 gene encoding cystinosin homolog isoform X1 codes for MASWNSVPLEVLYNVLGWIAFVSWSISFYPQVILNFRRKSVVGLNFDFVVLNLTKHSSYLIYNASMFFSCAVQRQYHNRYGKNEMIPVAANDVAFSTHALLLTAFTLFQISIYDYISFQRGNQKVSKIAIAIVSVAWLSVAVCVFVAIPKHSWLWLVSCFNGLQVAMTVTKYIPQAVMNFRRKSTVGFSIGNILLDLFGGLTNYGQMAVQSIDQHSWVNFYGNIGKTLLSLVSIFFDILFILQHYVLYPSTKEVVSPKFDVEEPRDIQGR; via the exons ATGGCTTCTTGGAATTCCGTTCCACTGGAAGTGTTGTATAATGTTTTGGGATGGATTGCGTTTGTGTCATGGTCTATTAGCTTTTATCCTCAGGTCATTTTGAATTTTCGTCGGAAAAG tGTGGTGGGATTGAATTTTGATTTCGTGGTGTTGAATTTGACAAAGCACTCGTCTTATCTCATCTACAATGCTTCCATGTTCTTCAGTTGTGCTGTTCAAAGGCAATATCATAATCGATATGGCAAAAATGAG ATGATACCTGTAGCTGCCAATGATGTGGCTTTCTCTACTCATGCTCTTCTTTTAACAGCCTTTACCTTGTTTCAGATCTCTATCTATGAT TACATCTCTTTTCAGCGTGGAAATCAGAAGGTATCGAAAATTGCTATAGCAATTGTTTCTGTTGCTTGGTTAAGTGTTGCAGTTTGTGTGTTTGTGGCTATCCCTAAGCATTCCTGGCTATGGCTAGTGTCCTGTTTCAA CGGATTGCAGGTTGCTATGACAGTAACCAAGTACATTCCCCAG GCTGTTATGAACTTCCGGAGAAAGAGCACCGTTGGTTTTAGTATTGGTAACATTTTGCTGGATTTGTTTGGAGGTTTAACAAATTACGGGCAGATGGCAGTGCAATCTATAGATCAAC ATTCGTGGGTGAACTTTTATGGAAACATCGGCAAGACTTTGTTGTCATTG GTGTCGATATTCTTTGACATTCTCTTCATTCTGCAACATTATGTGCTATATCCTTCAACGAAAGAAGTGGTTTCTCCTAAATTTGATGTG GAGGAACCAAGGGACATTCAGGGACGTTGA
- the LOC101254148 gene encoding uncharacterized protein yields the protein MAAEIVRRSLKASNFSLLRNLTSLHTRCFSNLAESVQPESDVPSSSFTFSENSGDADSNYQRKSAIDENIFIKGPKKASSSKEADSVTMPMSFMTGSIVGKRFYQKVTTREAEDGNGWSVMLDYRTLKTPSKRPLKCPTLALAKAIAAEWEYQEADGIRPFTMPLMKLSCTALERVPLTRHKIIEYLMKKFPQDLVFCRAPGDNDLTSGVLERQVEKIDPLLKWVESEFGFKPTVHTSFFGGKQDDGLVSAIGSVLKKTDDCELATIDAIASAAHSLVIALGIFRGRLGIEEAIELIRLEEDLQVDNWGLVEGGHDVDIADLRVQIASAVVFLGLTRSV from the exons ATGGCGGCTGAAATCGTGAGAAGAAGTCTTAAAGCATCAAACTTTTCCCTTCTAAGAAACCTAACCTCTTTGCATACTCGCTGTTTCAGTAACTTGGCTGAATCTGTACAACCGGAATCTGATGTCCCATCTTCCTCATTCACTTTCTCTGAGAATTCGGGCGATGCAGACTCGAATTATCAGAGAAAATCAGCAATCGATGAAAATATCTTCATTAAGGGTCCAAAGAAGGCTTCTTCGTCAAAAGAGGCGGATTCTGTGACGATGCCTATGTCTTTCATGACTGGATCAATTGTGGGAAAGAGGTTTTATCAGAAAGTGACGACTAGAGAAGCTGAAGATGGAAATGGTTGGAGTGTTATGCTTGATTACCGTACGCTTAAAACCCCTTCTAAGCGCCCTCTCAAATGCCCCACTCTCGCTCTTGCTAAGGCTATTGCTGCTGAATGGGAATACCAG GAAGCAGATGGGATCAGGCCCTTTACTATGCCATTAATGAAACTATCATGTACTGCACTAGAAAGAGTTCCACTGACGCGTCATaagataattgaatatttgatgaagaaattcccTCAAGATTTAGTATTCTGTCGTGCTCCAGGGGATAATGATCTGACAAGCGGAGTTCTTG AGCGTCAAGTAGAGAAAATTGATCCCCTTCTTAAGTGGGTAGAGTCAGAATTCGGCTTCAAACCCACTGTACACACCAGTTTTTTTGGTGGCAAGCAAGATGATGGTCTTGTTAGTGCCATCGGAAGCGTTCTCAAGAAAACAGATGATTGTGAATTGGCAACCATTGATGCAATTGCTTCAGCTGCACATTCTTTAGTCATTGCACTTGGAATTTTCCGTGGTAGATTGGGGATTGAGGAAGCTATTGAGTTAATTAGGCTTGAGGAAGATTTGCAG GTTGACAATTGGGGTCTTGTTGAAGGTGGTCATGATGTTGATATTGCAGATTTAAGAGTTCAGATTGCGTCTGCTGTGGTGTTCCTTGGACTTACAAGGAGTGTATAa
- the LOC101253846 gene encoding cystinosin homolog isoform X2 — protein MASWNSVPLEVLYNVLGWIAFVSWSISFYPQVILNFRRKSVVGLNFDFVVLNLTKHSSYLIYNASMFFSCAVQRQYHNRYGKNEMIPVAANDVAFSTHALLLTAFTLFQISIYDRGNQKVSKIAIAIVSVAWLSVAVCVFVAIPKHSWLWLVSCFNGLQVAMTVTKYIPQAVMNFRRKSTVGFSIGNILLDLFGGLTNYGQMAVQSIDQHSWVNFYGNIGKTLLSLVSIFFDILFILQHYVLYPSTKEVVSPKFDVEEPRDIQGR, from the exons ATGGCTTCTTGGAATTCCGTTCCACTGGAAGTGTTGTATAATGTTTTGGGATGGATTGCGTTTGTGTCATGGTCTATTAGCTTTTATCCTCAGGTCATTTTGAATTTTCGTCGGAAAAG tGTGGTGGGATTGAATTTTGATTTCGTGGTGTTGAATTTGACAAAGCACTCGTCTTATCTCATCTACAATGCTTCCATGTTCTTCAGTTGTGCTGTTCAAAGGCAATATCATAATCGATATGGCAAAAATGAG ATGATACCTGTAGCTGCCAATGATGTGGCTTTCTCTACTCATGCTCTTCTTTTAACAGCCTTTACCTTGTTTCAGATCTCTATCTATGAT CGTGGAAATCAGAAGGTATCGAAAATTGCTATAGCAATTGTTTCTGTTGCTTGGTTAAGTGTTGCAGTTTGTGTGTTTGTGGCTATCCCTAAGCATTCCTGGCTATGGCTAGTGTCCTGTTTCAA CGGATTGCAGGTTGCTATGACAGTAACCAAGTACATTCCCCAG GCTGTTATGAACTTCCGGAGAAAGAGCACCGTTGGTTTTAGTATTGGTAACATTTTGCTGGATTTGTTTGGAGGTTTAACAAATTACGGGCAGATGGCAGTGCAATCTATAGATCAAC ATTCGTGGGTGAACTTTTATGGAAACATCGGCAAGACTTTGTTGTCATTG GTGTCGATATTCTTTGACATTCTCTTCATTCTGCAACATTATGTGCTATATCCTTCAACGAAAGAAGTGGTTTCTCCTAAATTTGATGTG GAGGAACCAAGGGACATTCAGGGACGTTGA
- the LOC100736507 gene encoding succinate dehydrogenase, with the protein MATSLIRRAISRVQSSAPAARLLVARAHASDSQAQKVESKPNLKSFQIYRWTPDNPGKPELKEYKIDLKECGPMVLDALIKIKNEIDPTLTFRRSCREGICGSCAMNIDGCNGLACLTKISSDSESTITPLPHMFVIKDLVVDMTNFYNQYKSIEPWLKRKTPAPTPGKEIPQSKSDRAKLDGMYECILCACCSTSCPSYWWNPESYLGPAALLHANRWIMDSRDEYTQERLDAVNDEFKLYRCHTILNCSRACPKGLNPGKHIQNIKKLEMAP; encoded by the exons ATGGCGACTAGTTTAATCCGACGAGCGATTTCTAGGGTTCAGTCATCAGCACCGGCGGCGAGGCTACTCGTCGCCAGAGCTCACGCTTCCGACTCCCAAGCACAGAAGGTAGAATCTAAGCCTAATCTCAAATCATTTCAAATTTACCGATGGACTCCAGACAACCCAGGGAAACCTGAGCTCAAAGAATACAAAATCGATCTGAAGGAATGCGGACCTATGGTTTTAGATGCGCTAATCAAAATCAAGAATGAAATTGACCCTACACTTACCTTCAGGAGATCCTGTAGAGAAGGGATCTGTGGTTCATGTGCTATGAACATCGACGGATGTAATGGACTCGCTTGTTTGACCAAGATCTCGTCGGATTCTGAATCGACGATTACGCCGTTGCCACATATGTTTGTCATTAAGGATCTGGTGGTGGATATGACTAATTTCTATAATCAGTACAAGTCTATTGAGCCTTGGCTTAAGAGGAAGACACCTGCACCAACGCCTGGGAAGGAGATACCACAGAGCAAGAGCGATAGGGCTAAGTTGGATGGGATGTACGAATGTATTCTATGTGCTTGCTGTAGCACATCATGTCCTAGCTACTGGTGGAATCCTGAGTCTTATCTTGGTCCCGCTGCACTCCTCCATGCCAACCG ATGGATCATGGATAGCCGTGATGAATATACTCAGGAGCGCCTGGATGCAGTTAATGACGAATTCAAGCTTTATCGCTGCCATACTATTCTGAATTGTTCTCGTGCTTGCCCAAAGGGATTAAATCCCGGGAAGCATATTCAGAACATCAAGAAGCTGGAGATGGCACCTTGA
- the LOC101254747 gene encoding protein NOI4, whose amino-acid sequence MNSQEKGRPLPKFGEWDVNNPASADGFTVIFAKARDDKKANSSAAPTQTPRNDYAYGQPNPYQQETRKRRFCCF is encoded by the exons atgAATTCC CAAGAGAAAGGTCGGCCATTGCCGAAATTCGGGGAGTGGGATGTAAATAATCCAGCCTCTGCAGATGGATTCACTGTCATATTTGCTAAGGCTAGAGATGACAAGAAGGCTAATAGCAGTGCAGCACCAACACAAACGCCCAGAAATGACTATGCATATGGACAACCGAACCCTTATCAGCAAGAAACCAGG AAAAGAAGGTTTTGCTGTTTCTGA
- the LOC101253846 gene encoding cystinosin homolog isoform X5: MASWNSVPLEVLYNVLGWIAFVSWSISFYPQVILNFRRKSVVGLNFDFVVLNLTKHSSYLIYNASMFFSCAVQRQYHNRYGKNEMIPVAANDVAFSTHALLLTAFTLFQISIYDRGNQKVSKIAIAIVSVAWLSVAVCVFVAIPKHSWLWLVSCFNGLQVAMTVTKYIPQAVMNFRRKSTVGFSIGNILLDLFGGLTNYGQMAVQSIDQHSWVNFYGNIGKTLLSLEEPRDIQGR; the protein is encoded by the exons ATGGCTTCTTGGAATTCCGTTCCACTGGAAGTGTTGTATAATGTTTTGGGATGGATTGCGTTTGTGTCATGGTCTATTAGCTTTTATCCTCAGGTCATTTTGAATTTTCGTCGGAAAAG tGTGGTGGGATTGAATTTTGATTTCGTGGTGTTGAATTTGACAAAGCACTCGTCTTATCTCATCTACAATGCTTCCATGTTCTTCAGTTGTGCTGTTCAAAGGCAATATCATAATCGATATGGCAAAAATGAG ATGATACCTGTAGCTGCCAATGATGTGGCTTTCTCTACTCATGCTCTTCTTTTAACAGCCTTTACCTTGTTTCAGATCTCTATCTATGAT CGTGGAAATCAGAAGGTATCGAAAATTGCTATAGCAATTGTTTCTGTTGCTTGGTTAAGTGTTGCAGTTTGTGTGTTTGTGGCTATCCCTAAGCATTCCTGGCTATGGCTAGTGTCCTGTTTCAA CGGATTGCAGGTTGCTATGACAGTAACCAAGTACATTCCCCAG GCTGTTATGAACTTCCGGAGAAAGAGCACCGTTGGTTTTAGTATTGGTAACATTTTGCTGGATTTGTTTGGAGGTTTAACAAATTACGGGCAGATGGCAGTGCAATCTATAGATCAAC ATTCGTGGGTGAACTTTTATGGAAACATCGGCAAGACTTTGTTGTCATTG GAGGAACCAAGGGACATTCAGGGACGTTGA
- the LOC101253846 gene encoding cystinosin homolog isoform X3, with product MASWNSVPLEVLYNVLGWIAFVSWSISFYPQVILNFRRKSVVGLNFDFVVLNLTKHSSYLIYNASMFFSCAVQRQYHNRYGKNEMIPVAANDVAFSTHALLLTAFTLFQISIYDYISFQRGNQKVSKIAIAIVSVAWLSVAVCVFVAIPKHSWLWLVSCFNGLQVAMTVTKYIPQAVMNFRRKSTVGFSIGNILLDLFGGLTNYGQMAVQSIDQHSWVNFYGNIGKTLLSLEEPRDIQGR from the exons ATGGCTTCTTGGAATTCCGTTCCACTGGAAGTGTTGTATAATGTTTTGGGATGGATTGCGTTTGTGTCATGGTCTATTAGCTTTTATCCTCAGGTCATTTTGAATTTTCGTCGGAAAAG tGTGGTGGGATTGAATTTTGATTTCGTGGTGTTGAATTTGACAAAGCACTCGTCTTATCTCATCTACAATGCTTCCATGTTCTTCAGTTGTGCTGTTCAAAGGCAATATCATAATCGATATGGCAAAAATGAG ATGATACCTGTAGCTGCCAATGATGTGGCTTTCTCTACTCATGCTCTTCTTTTAACAGCCTTTACCTTGTTTCAGATCTCTATCTATGAT TACATCTCTTTTCAGCGTGGAAATCAGAAGGTATCGAAAATTGCTATAGCAATTGTTTCTGTTGCTTGGTTAAGTGTTGCAGTTTGTGTGTTTGTGGCTATCCCTAAGCATTCCTGGCTATGGCTAGTGTCCTGTTTCAA CGGATTGCAGGTTGCTATGACAGTAACCAAGTACATTCCCCAG GCTGTTATGAACTTCCGGAGAAAGAGCACCGTTGGTTTTAGTATTGGTAACATTTTGCTGGATTTGTTTGGAGGTTTAACAAATTACGGGCAGATGGCAGTGCAATCTATAGATCAAC ATTCGTGGGTGAACTTTTATGGAAACATCGGCAAGACTTTGTTGTCATTG GAGGAACCAAGGGACATTCAGGGACGTTGA
- the LOC138342205 gene encoding uncharacterized protein, which yields MNTWGTKGLRTGAAAARGNQNPPQAPAEGVAMPVNPAGLTDAEVRASLAQMAQAITMQAQAMTAQVNRQDVLRENPPARSIADRLRDFTRMNPPIFTGAKTSEDPQEFIDELHKILVAMGATDIEKAELASYQLKDVAQTWCKMWRDSRVLGGVPVTWELFKTAFLERFFPREMKEAKVEEFINLKQGSMTVREYSLKFVKLSRYATPLVSTSREEMSRFLTGINGDLEEDCRAAILHDNMDLSRLMMHVQQVEDSRKRRGVRDVRRPRPQDQAGPSHGGHRNNFSVREQPKFKKGQQSAGNSDPQRNTTPRGGRPEPKRGNGGEMQRPRKTCTKCGRMHLGECRQGTNACFGCGKSGHMVIDCPQNRGQAGGNAQPRPTPHNAAAAEPPKRNRFYALKGREEQEKSADVVTGSTLSFVTPLLALTFEILPEVLHDPIVICLESLPFERLTLVST from the exons atgaatacCTGGGGAACTAAGGGTCTGAGGACGGGAGCAGCAGCAGCTAGGGGTAATCagaatccaccccaggctccagctgaaggagtggccatgccagtgaacccagctgggttgactgatgcggaggtgagggcatctctagcccagatggcacaggccatcacgatgcaggcccaagctatgactgcccaagtcaaCCGGCAGGATGTTCTAAGGGAAAACCCACCGGCTCGCAGCATAGCTGACAGACtgcgagacttcacgaggatgaatcctccaattttCACAGGGGCTAAGACTTCAGAAGATCCCCAGGAATTTATAGACGAGTTGCATAAGATACTGGTGGCCATGGGGGccactgatattgagaaggctgagttggcttcctaccagctcaaagatgttgcacagacttggtgcaaaatGTGGCGAGATAGCCGTGTCCTAGGAGGGGTGCCAGTCACCTGGGAGCTGTTCAAGACAGCATTTTTGGAAaggttcttccctagagagatgaaagaggccaaggttgaggagttcatcaacctcaagcaaggATCCATGactgtcagggagtattccctgaagtttgtgaagTTATCAAG gtatgctactccCTTGGTTTCTACCAGCAGGGAGGAGATGAGCAGattcctcacaggaatcaatGGAGACCTGGAGGAAGATTGTCGGGCTGCGATActccatgataatatggacctttctagattaatgatgcatgtccagcaggtagaggacagccgaaagaggagaggtgtacgtgatgttaggaggcctaggcctcaagatcaggcaggtcccagtcatggaggccatagaaacaattttagcGTCCGCGAGCAGCCCAAATTCAAGAAGGGGCAACAGAGTGCTGGAAATTCTGACCCTCAGAGAAATACAACGCCTAGAGGAGGCAGACCCGAACCCAAGaggggcaatggaggtgagatgcagcgtcCAAGGAAgacttgtactaagtgtggccGAATGCACCTTGGAGAATGtagacagggcactaatgcctgtttcggttgtggtaagagtggacacatggtcATAGACTGTCCCCAGAACAGAGGTCAGGCTGggggtaatgctcagcctaggcctacCCCACATAATGCAGCAGCAGCCGAACCTCCGAAGAGGAACAGATTTTATGCCTTGAAAGgtagggaggagcaggagaagtccgctgatgtggtcacag ggtctacgctttcctttgtaactcctctgCTTGCCCTTACCTTTGAAATACTAcctgaagttctgcatgatcctatagtg atttgcctggagtccctccccttcgagagattgactttggtatcgacttag
- the LOC138342206 gene encoding uncharacterized protein, translated as MNTWGTKGLRTGAAAARGNQNPPQAPAEGVAMPVNPAGLTDAEVRASLAQMAQAITMQAQAMTAQVNRQDVLRENPPARSIADRLRDFTRMNPPIFTGAKTSEDPQEFIDELHKILVAMGATDIEKAELASYQLKDVAQTWCKMWRDSRVLGGVPVTWELFKTAFLERFFPREMKEAKVEEFINLKQGSMTVREYSLKFVKLSRYATPLVSTSREEMSRFLTGINGDLEEDCRAAILHDNMDLSRLMMHVQQVEDSRKRRGVRDVRRPRPQDQAGPSHGGHRNNFSVREQPKFKKGQQSAGNSDPQRNTTPRGGRPEPKRGNGGEMQRPRKTCTKCGRMHLGECRQGTNACFGCGKSGHMVIDCPQNRGQAGGNAQPRPTPHNAAAAEPPKRNRFYALKGREEQEKSADVVTGSTLSFVTPLLALTFEILPEVLHDPIVVSTPLGENVRTERSGEVSFP; from the exons atgaatacCTGGGGAACTAAGGGTCTGAGGACGGGAGCAGCAGCAGCTAGGGGTAATCagaatccaccccaggctccagctgaaggagtggccatgccagtgaacccagctgggttgactgatgcggaggtgagggcatctctagcccagatggcacaggccatcacgatgcaggcccaagctatgactgcccaagtcaaCCGGCAGGATGTTCTAAGGGAAAACCCACCGGCTCGCAGCATAGCTGACAGACtgcgagacttcacgaggatgaatcctccaattttCACAGGGGCTAAGACTTCAGAAGATCCCCAGGAATTTATAGACGAGTTGCATAAGATACTGGTGGCCATGGGGGccactgatattgagaaggctgagttggcttcctaccagctcaaagatgttgcacagacttggtgcaaaatGTGGCGAGATAGCCGTGTCCTAGGAGGGGTGCCAGTCACCTGGGAGCTGTTCAAGACAGCATTTTTGGAAaggttcttccctagagagatgaaagaggccaaggttgaggagttcatcaacctcaagcaaggATCCATGactgtcagggagtattccctgaagtttgtgaagTTATCAAG gtatgctactccCTTGGTTTCTACCAGCAGGGAGGAGATGAGCAGattcctcacaggaatcaatGGAGACCTGGAGGAAGATTGTCGGGCTGCGATActccatgataatatggacctttctagattaatgatgcatgtccagcaggtagaggacagccgaaagaggagaggtgtacgtgatgttaggaggcctaggcctcaagatcaggcaggtcccagtcatggaggccatagaaacaattttagcGTCCGCGAGCAGCCCAAATTCAAGAAGGGGCAACAGAGTGCTGGAAATTCTGACCCTCAGAGAAATACAACGCCTAGAGGAGGCAGACCCGAACCCAAGaggggcaatggaggtgagatgcagcgtcCAAGGAAgacttgtactaagtgtggccGAATGCACCTTGGAGAATGtagacagggcactaatgcctgtttcggttgtggtaagagtggacacatggtcATAGACTGTCCCCAGAACAGAGGTCAGGCTGggggtaatgctcagcctaggcctacCCCACATAATGCAGCAGCAGCCGAACCTCCGAAGAGGAACAGATTTTATGCCTTGAAAGgtagggaggagcaggagaagtccgctgatgtggtcacag ggtctacgctttcctttgtaactcctctgCTTGCCCTTACCTTTGAAATACTAcctgaagttctgcatgatcctatagtggttagtacgcctttaggagaaaatgtgagAACCGAAAGG agtggtgaggtttcgtttccctaa